The Terriglobales bacterium genome includes the window CTACCTGGTTGAAGAGGACGGCGCCGTCCCCGAAGAACCAGGAGGGCACCTGGCGGCTGCTGCCGCCGCCGAAGAGGGCGGTGGTGAAGGGCGTCGCTGCCGCCGGCAGGGCCGCGGTTCCGTCGCTGGGATTGGTGCTCAGCGTGCCCCCGCCGTGGATCTCGAACTCCCACTTGCGGTCCGGGTCCGGGCCCTGCGAGGAGCTGACGGGAGCGGCCGGCTTGGGCGTGGCGAAGGCAGCGGCGGCGGGATCGTAGGGCGCCGGCGCGACCGCCGCCGGGCGGCTCGATGAGGCCACGGAGGCCGGGGCACTCTGCGCCACCGATACCACGCTGGCGCTCACGGCCACCAGCGCGACCACCGCTAGCAAGAACGACAATCGGGTCAGGCTACGATACATTCTCTGATCTCCTTTTTAAGCCGTGTAGACTCGGGACCCTGTTCTCCTGCCCAAGGGACAGCCTGACGGCCGCGCGCTGACAGCAAGACGATTGCCTATTCCAGCCCAGGTGGCCCGGCAAAATCAAGCCCCAGGGCCCAGGGGAGTACCTAGTGGGGCAGGACTCGCGCGCGCGACCGGGAGGAACCCGTGTGTTTTCCGGCAATTGCGCCCAACAGGGGGGACGGCGAAAAAAAGCCTAGGGACGAAAAGCGCAGGGGGAGCCCGGGGCGTGGATCGGAAGCACCCGCCGCCGTTCGCCAGGTCAGCCGACCCGGCTCAGGCCGCGGCCATGCGGGCGGCGAATTCCGCCACGACCGGCTTGACCAGGCGGGCGAAGTCCGCATAAGCCAGGCGGATCAGCTCGTTGTGCGAGCCCGCGTTGAACGAGATCTCCTTGTCCTTGGTCAGGCTCTCGTCCACGTACACGGCCATGTCGTAGAGATTGCCGAAGGGCGGCATGGCCCCGGTCTCGCACTCGGGGAAGCGGTCGGTGAACTCCTTCTCCGTGGCCAGGCCCACGGCCTTGGCGTTGGCCGCGGCCCGGAGCAGCTTCAGGTCCACGTGGAAGGAGGCGGGCAGCACCGCCATGGCCAGGCCGTCATCGATGCGCACGATCACCGTCTTGGCCAATTCCCGCCCCGGGGTGTGGGTGAGTGCGGCGATGTCCTGGGCGGTATAGGCGGTGGAGTGAGAGATGCTCACGTACTTGACCCGCTGCTGGTCGAGGAAATCTTTCAGCTTGTTGACGGGCACGGTGACCTCCTTGCGGCGCCGCCGCGACTGGGCGCCGTCGTCCGTTCCTGGGTCGCGAGCTTGACTCTAGACTAGGCCGGGACGCCCCCGCGAGCGGTGATTCCAGTCACCGCTGCCTGTGATACCGCCGGACGCTCAGCCGGCGCGCTTGCGCGCCAGGGCGCGCGCGCTGAATCCGGCCAAGTCGCGGAAGAGCGGCTCGGCCGCGCCTTCGCGCTGCTCCGGCGGCAGCTTCAGGTGAGCCTCTACTCGCGCTTCCAGCTCGCGCGCCTCGTCGGCCGCGGCGTGGGGCGCGAGATGCTGAAAGAGCAGTTTGTGGGCGCGCTTGCGCTCCATCACCTCCAGCCCGTCGAGGATCTGGCGGTGCGCCGTGCCCTCCCAAATAGCCAGGATCATGGCCTCGCGCAGCCAGCGCTCCACGCGGTACTCCTCCAGCGTGCCCAGCCCGCCATGCACCTCCATGCACCACTTCCCCGTCTGCGCCGCGAACTCCGCCGTCCAGTACTTGGCCAGGTGCGCGACCAGGCGGAAGAGGTGATAGCGATCGGAGTAGGGCGGGCGCTGGCGCCAGACCTCGTCCAGCAATTCCACCGCCTCCC containing:
- a CDS encoding YbaK/EbsC family protein; translation: MPVNKLKDFLDQQRVKYVSISHSTAYTAQDIAALTHTPGRELAKTVIVRIDDGLAMAVLPASFHVDLKLLRAAANAKAVGLATEKEFTDRFPECETGAMPPFGNLYDMAVYVDESLTKDKEISFNAGSHNELIRLAYADFARLVKPVVAEFAARMAAA